The DNA region GCGAGCAGTGGTACACCGTGATCGGGATCCTCGACTCGGCTGGGCTCGCGGAGGACATCGACGCGAGTGCCTTCCTCGGCGATCATTGGGCGGCCGAGCACGTGTCGGCGAAGGGCGATGACACGATCGCCTCGATCTACGTGCGCATGGCCGACGGCGGCACGGGCGAGAAGGTCCGAGACGCGATCGCCCGCGCCGCGAATCCGTCGTCCCCGTATGTGCAGGTGACCGGACTCGGCGACCTCGCCGGGGCGCGGGACACCGCGGATGACTCGCTGTCCGGCCTCGCGGTCGGTCTCGCGGCGATCGCGCTGCTGGTCGGAGGGATCGGCATCGCGAACACCATGGTGGTGGCGGTGCTGGAGCGGCGTGGCGAGATCGGACTCCGGCGGGCGCTCGGCGCGCGTTCGGGTCAGATCGCGGGTCAGTTCGTGGCGGAGGCGATCGTGCTCGGCGGCCTGGGGGGCGTCGCCGGTCTGCTGCTGGGGGCCGCGGGGGTGTTCGTCTACGCCGGCATCCAGGGGCAGGCGGCGACGATACCCCTCGTGGTGCTCGTCGGGGGCCCGGCCGTGGCGCTGGTGGTCGGTGTGATCGCGGGGCTGTATCCGGCGATCAGCGCCGCCCGCCTCTCGCCCACGTCGGCGCTGCGCACGGTGTGAGCGCGCGGTGGGAGGAGATCTCGCGTTCGGGCGGAGATCTCGACCTCGAGGCTCCTCCCGACGCGGAGACCTCCTCCCGACGCGGAGACCTCCTCCCGACGCGGTGCAACCCCCTGACCCGTTCACGAGCCCGGGCGTAGCCTGTGGCCGTGGACGGGTTCGCGGCGGTCGACTTCGGATTCGCGCGTGAGGTGCTGCAGCGCGGCATCGCGGCGATGTACCTCGTCGCGTTCGTCTCCAGCCTGAACCAGTTCCGGCCGCTGCTGGGCGAACACGGACTGCTTCCCGCGCCGGCGCTGCTCGAATGGGTCGGCCGCGACAAGGCGAGACGACGGATGCTGCATCCGACCCTGTTCTCGCGCATCCGCTATACCGACCGCCGCCTCGTGCTGCTGTGCGCGGCCGGCATCGTGGTCGCGGCACTTCTCGTGGTCGGCATCCCGCAGTGGGGGCCGCCGTGGGTTCCGATGCTGTGCTTCCTCGCGCTGTGGCTCGGGTACATGTCGATCGTCAGTATCGGGCAGACGTTCTACTCGTTCGGGTGGGAGATGCTGCTGCTGGAGGCGGGGTTCCTCGCGGCGTTCCTCGGCTCGGGCGATCAGCCGCCGCCCACCGTCGTGATCGTCCTGTTCTGGTGGCTGGTCTTCCGGCTCGAGTTCGGTGCCGGGATGATCAAGATCCGCGGCGGACGCGAATGGCGCGACCTGACGGCACTCATGTACCACCATGAGACGCAGCCCATGCCGGGTCCGCTCAGCAGGCAGGCGCATCTGCTGCCGCGCTGGTTCCATCGCGGCGAGGTGCTGGGCAACCACTTCGCGCAGCTGGTCGTGCCGATCTTCCTGTTCGCGCCGGTCCTGTCGCTGTGGGTGCGCGGCCCGGTGCCGCAGGTCGTCGGTGCGGTGGCGGCATCCATCGTGATCCTGACGCAGCTGTGGCTCGTCGTCACCGGAAACTTCGCGTGGTTGAACGCGGCGACGATGGTCATCGCGTTCTCCGTGATCGGGCTGCCGGGAGTCGGGATGCCTGTGGCCGCGCCGCGGACCGATCCTCCCTGGATCATCGACGGGATGCCGCTGGCCTGGGTCGTGGTCACCTCGGCGGTCGGGCTGCTGTATGTCGTGCTGAGCGTGCCGGCGCTGCGCAACCTCTTCGCGCGGCGGCAGCTGATGAACGCGAGCTTCAACCGCTGGCAGCTCGCCAACGCCTACGGCGCATTCGGCACGGTCACGAAGGAGCGCATCGAGATCATCGTCGAGGGCTCAGCCGACGAAGAGGGGATGGAGTGGCGCGAGTACGAGTTCCGGGGCAAGCCCGGTGATGTGCGCAGGATGCCGCGACAGTTCGCTCCCTACCATCTGCGGCTCGACTGGCTGATGTGGTTCCTTCCGCTCGGGCATTCGCTCGACGACTGGTTCACCGCGTTCCTGGTGCGGTTGCTGGAAGCGGATGCTCCGACCCTCGCGCTGCTGCGCATCGACCCGTTCGAGGGCGAAAGACCGCGGTGGGTGCGTGCGGTGTCGTACCGCTACCGCTTCGCCACCCGCGCCGAAAAGAAGGCCGACGGTGCGGTCTGGGTGCGCACGGGCCGCCGTGTGGTGCTCGCGCCCTTCGGGCTCCGGTGACGCCTCCCCCAGTCCTCGGTCCCTTCCCTCCAGCTCCGTCCCCTCCGGCGCTCCCGCACCCTCGTTCCGGTCGCACTTTCTGTCGCGCCGGCGGCCTTTTGGCGACAGTAAGTGCGACCGGAACGGAGGGCGGACGGGCCGGGACGCCGTCAGGGCTCGGCCGTGACCAGAGGGTCGGGACGACGCCGGGAGACGACCCCGGACGACTCGACCTCGAAGCCGTTGCGCACCCAGTACTCGTAGCCGCCGAGCAGCTCGCGGACATCGAACCCGGTGGCGAGCAGTACTCGGGCGGTCGAGGTGGCGCCGTTGCACCCGGGGCCCCAGCCGTAGACGATGAGCGTGCGATCGCGGGGAAGCGTTGTGAGCCGTGCGTCGACGTCGCTCGTGGGCAGATGCACCGCCCCGGCGATGTGGCCGTGATCCCACGACTCGAGGCGCCGCGTATCGACCAGCACCGCCTCTCCGGCGGCCACGGCTTCGCGGGCGGCGACCACATCGATCTCGTACGCGAGACGCGCGTCGACGTAGGCGAGCCTCGCGTCGAGAG from Microbacterium sp. SY138 includes:
- a CDS encoding ABC transporter permease, whose amino-acid sequence is MRRRGERMPRLSVADSIRTALIGPRSRKMRTALSALGVAVGIAALTAITGIAASNQAELLAKLDALGANMIVVQPGYGPDNKPVALPETAGGMIERVTGVEQVGVLEKVPDGTGVYRNDLMPKSQGNGLTAYAASPDFLSSVEGSVAKGSWFDETDRSLPVTVLGSAAAARMGITEPGVRVWIGEQWYTVIGILDSAGLAEDIDASAFLGDHWAAEHVSAKGDDTIASIYVRMADGGTGEKVRDAIARAANPSSPYVQVTGLGDLAGARDTADDSLSGLAVGLAAIALLVGGIGIANTMVVAVLERRGEIGLRRALGARSGQIAGQFVAEAIVLGGLGGVAGLLLGAAGVFVYAGIQGQAATIPLVVLVGGPAVALVVGVIAGLYPAISAARLSPTSALRTV
- a CDS encoding lipase maturation factor family protein — protein: MDGFAAVDFGFAREVLQRGIAAMYLVAFVSSLNQFRPLLGEHGLLPAPALLEWVGRDKARRRMLHPTLFSRIRYTDRRLVLLCAAGIVVAALLVVGIPQWGPPWVPMLCFLALWLGYMSIVSIGQTFYSFGWEMLLLEAGFLAAFLGSGDQPPPTVVIVLFWWLVFRLEFGAGMIKIRGGREWRDLTALMYHHETQPMPGPLSRQAHLLPRWFHRGEVLGNHFAQLVVPIFLFAPVLSLWVRGPVPQVVGAVAASIVILTQLWLVVTGNFAWLNAATMVIAFSVIGLPGVGMPVAAPRTDPPWIIDGMPLAWVVVTSAVGLLYVVLSVPALRNLFARRQLMNASFNRWQLANAYGAFGTVTKERIEIIVEGSADEEGMEWREYEFRGKPGDVRRMPRQFAPYHLRLDWLMWFLPLGHSLDDWFTAFLVRLLEADAPTLALLRIDPFEGERPRWVRAVSYRYRFATRAEKKADGAVWVRTGRRVVLAPFGLR
- a CDS encoding rhodanese-like domain-containing protein; this translates as MSSLDARLAYVDARLAYEIDVVAAREAVAAGEAVLVDTRRLESWDHGHIAGAVHLPTSDVDARLTTLPRDRTLIVYGWGPGCNGATSTARVLLATGFDVRELLGGYEYWVRNGFEVESSGVVSRRRPDPLVTAEP